In one Penaeus chinensis breed Huanghai No. 1 chromosome 33, ASM1920278v2, whole genome shotgun sequence genomic region, the following are encoded:
- the LOC125042988 gene encoding apoptosis-inducing factor 3-like isoform X1, which yields MTTAFLTRACLTVALAAGVRRGCGTTISRHICKKGRHLGGRTTVIRTMGVGASCRNGGGEEDSNLNSPRGSTDSMMEAVVCREDELPEEGMKSFDVEGGQVLVVRHKGTLSAIGSKCSHYGAPLEKGALCEGRVRCPWHGACFSLATGDIEDFPGLDSIPKYDVEVVDGNVKVRASQEHFGAAKRVKPLAKRDEDNNTSFVVIGGGAAGATCVERLRQEGFTGRLVMVTRENHLPYDRPKLSKAMHLTPDNITLRSNQFYESGDIEIKLGVTAEGLDTENKVVKLSDGEELNYDKVFIATGGKPRQLSNPGADLKGIFVIRTPEDANAVAAAAAGKSVAIIGTSFIGMEAAAYLSSEDRAASVTVVGNTKVPFERSLGQAVGERIQKLFEENGVKFANEVNVKEFRGEDGEVKEVVLDNDETIPADVVVTGVGVVPETQFLSTSSVRLDERGYVPVNEHLETNIADVYCGGDIASFPLFLHDGEKVAIGHWQVAHGHGSTAALNMLGKATPVKSVPFFWTVLYGKSLRYTGHGMYDDILIGGDIDNLAFIAYYCKGDRVVALASLGKDPAAAKYAEMLNSGKFLTREKVIEDGEVACKL from the exons ATGACCACAGCATTCCTGACCCGCGCTTGCTTGACTGTTGCACTGGCGGCAGGTGTCAGGCGCGGCTGTGGGACGACAATCAGCCGCCACATATGCAAAAAAGGTCGCCATTTAGGAGGAAGGACGACTGTTATAAGGACCATGGGGGTCGGGGCTTCGTGCAGGAAcggcggaggagaggaag ATAGTAACTTGAATTCGCCAAGAGGAAGTACAGACAGCATGATGGAAGCTGTTGTGTGCCGTGAGGATGAATTGCCAGAAGAAGG AATGAAGTCCTTTGATGTAGAAGGTGGCCAGGTGCTAGTTGTTCGTCACAAGGGCACACTGTCTGCGATAGGGAGTAAATGTTCCCATTATGGAGCACCATTGGAGAAGGGGGCTTTGTGTGAGGGAAGAGTGAGGTGTCCATGGCATGGTGCTTGCTTCAGCCTTGCAACAG GGGATATTGAAGACTTCCCAGGACTGGACAGCATTCCTAAGTATGATGTTGAAGTTGTTGATGGGAATGTAAAGGTGAGGGCCAGTCAGGAACACTTTGGTGCAGCAAAGAGAGTGAAACCATTGGCCAAACGTGATGAAGACAACAATACATCCTTTGTTGTGATTGGTGGAG GAGCTGCAGGTGCTACTTGTGTGGAACGATTACGGCAGGAAGGTTTTACAGGTCGCTTGGTAATGGTGACGCGAGAGAATCACTTACCCTATGATCGACCAAAACTCTCCAAAGCCATGCATCTCACACCAGATAATATTACATTACGTTCTAATCAGTTCTATGAG AGTGGTGACATAGAAATCAAGTTAGGTGTGACAGCTGAAGGTCTAGATACAGAGAATAAAGTGGTCAAACTGAGTGATGGTGAAGAACTGAATTATGACAAAGTGTTCATTGCAACTGGTGGGAA ACCACGGCAGCTGTCAAATCCCGGTGCTGACCTCAAAGGCATATTTGTTATCCGAACTCCAGAGGATGCTAATgcagtggcagcagcagcagcagggaaGAGTGTTGCTATTATTGGCACCTCCTTCATAg GAATGGAAGCAGCAGCCTACCTATCAAGCGAAGATCGTGCTGCATCAGTGACTGTCGTAGGGAACACAAAAGTACCATTCGAAAGGAGTCTTGGACAAGCTGTTGGAGAAAGGATCCAGAAGCTGTTTGAGGAAAATGGGGTTAAATTTGCCAATGAAGTCAATGTGAAGGAGTTcagaggagaagatggggaggtgaAAGAG GTTGTATTGGATAATGATGAAACTATACCAGCTGATGTGGTAGTGACGGGAGTAGGAGTTGTGCCGGAGACCCAGTTCCTGTCAACTTCTAGTGTCAGGCTTGATGAACGAGGATATGTTCCAGTAAATGAG CACTTGGAGACAAACATTGCTGATGTGTACTGTGGGGGTGACATagcctccttcccactcttccttcaTGATGGGGAGAAAGTGGCCATAGGTCACTGGCAGGTTGCTCATGGCCATGGTAGCACAGCTGCCCTCAACATGCTGGGGAAAGCTACACCAGTCAAATCTGTGCCATTCTTCTGGACTGTCCTTTATGGAAAGAGTCTTCGGTATACAG gcCATGGGATGTATGATGACATCTTGATAGGAGGAGACATAGATAACTTGGCTTTCATTGCCTATTACTGCAAAGGAGATCGTGTGGTAGCTCTGGCCAGCCTTGGTAAGGATCCTGCAGCTGCCAAATATGCTGAGATGTTAAACAGTGGGAAGTTTCTCACTAGGGAGAAAGTTATTGAAGATGGAGAGGTGGCATGCAAGCTGTGA
- the LOC125042988 gene encoding apoptosis-inducing factor 3-like isoform X2, which produces MPFDSNLNSPRGSTDSMMEAVVCREDELPEEGMKSFDVEGGQVLVVRHKGTLSAIGSKCSHYGAPLEKGALCEGRVRCPWHGACFSLATGDIEDFPGLDSIPKYDVEVVDGNVKVRASQEHFGAAKRVKPLAKRDEDNNTSFVVIGGGAAGATCVERLRQEGFTGRLVMVTRENHLPYDRPKLSKAMHLTPDNITLRSNQFYESGDIEIKLGVTAEGLDTENKVVKLSDGEELNYDKVFIATGGKPRQLSNPGADLKGIFVIRTPEDANAVAAAAAGKSVAIIGTSFIGMEAAAYLSSEDRAASVTVVGNTKVPFERSLGQAVGERIQKLFEENGVKFANEVNVKEFRGEDGEVKEVVLDNDETIPADVVVTGVGVVPETQFLSTSSVRLDERGYVPVNEHLETNIADVYCGGDIASFPLFLHDGEKVAIGHWQVAHGHGSTAALNMLGKATPVKSVPFFWTVLYGKSLRYTGHGMYDDILIGGDIDNLAFIAYYCKGDRVVALASLGKDPAAAKYAEMLNSGKFLTREKVIEDGEVACKL; this is translated from the exons ATGCCTTTTG ATAGTAACTTGAATTCGCCAAGAGGAAGTACAGACAGCATGATGGAAGCTGTTGTGTGCCGTGAGGATGAATTGCCAGAAGAAGG AATGAAGTCCTTTGATGTAGAAGGTGGCCAGGTGCTAGTTGTTCGTCACAAGGGCACACTGTCTGCGATAGGGAGTAAATGTTCCCATTATGGAGCACCATTGGAGAAGGGGGCTTTGTGTGAGGGAAGAGTGAGGTGTCCATGGCATGGTGCTTGCTTCAGCCTTGCAACAG GGGATATTGAAGACTTCCCAGGACTGGACAGCATTCCTAAGTATGATGTTGAAGTTGTTGATGGGAATGTAAAGGTGAGGGCCAGTCAGGAACACTTTGGTGCAGCAAAGAGAGTGAAACCATTGGCCAAACGTGATGAAGACAACAATACATCCTTTGTTGTGATTGGTGGAG GAGCTGCAGGTGCTACTTGTGTGGAACGATTACGGCAGGAAGGTTTTACAGGTCGCTTGGTAATGGTGACGCGAGAGAATCACTTACCCTATGATCGACCAAAACTCTCCAAAGCCATGCATCTCACACCAGATAATATTACATTACGTTCTAATCAGTTCTATGAG AGTGGTGACATAGAAATCAAGTTAGGTGTGACAGCTGAAGGTCTAGATACAGAGAATAAAGTGGTCAAACTGAGTGATGGTGAAGAACTGAATTATGACAAAGTGTTCATTGCAACTGGTGGGAA ACCACGGCAGCTGTCAAATCCCGGTGCTGACCTCAAAGGCATATTTGTTATCCGAACTCCAGAGGATGCTAATgcagtggcagcagcagcagcagggaaGAGTGTTGCTATTATTGGCACCTCCTTCATAg GAATGGAAGCAGCAGCCTACCTATCAAGCGAAGATCGTGCTGCATCAGTGACTGTCGTAGGGAACACAAAAGTACCATTCGAAAGGAGTCTTGGACAAGCTGTTGGAGAAAGGATCCAGAAGCTGTTTGAGGAAAATGGGGTTAAATTTGCCAATGAAGTCAATGTGAAGGAGTTcagaggagaagatggggaggtgaAAGAG GTTGTATTGGATAATGATGAAACTATACCAGCTGATGTGGTAGTGACGGGAGTAGGAGTTGTGCCGGAGACCCAGTTCCTGTCAACTTCTAGTGTCAGGCTTGATGAACGAGGATATGTTCCAGTAAATGAG CACTTGGAGACAAACATTGCTGATGTGTACTGTGGGGGTGACATagcctccttcccactcttccttcaTGATGGGGAGAAAGTGGCCATAGGTCACTGGCAGGTTGCTCATGGCCATGGTAGCACAGCTGCCCTCAACATGCTGGGGAAAGCTACACCAGTCAAATCTGTGCCATTCTTCTGGACTGTCCTTTATGGAAAGAGTCTTCGGTATACAG gcCATGGGATGTATGATGACATCTTGATAGGAGGAGACATAGATAACTTGGCTTTCATTGCCTATTACTGCAAAGGAGATCGTGTGGTAGCTCTGGCCAGCCTTGGTAAGGATCCTGCAGCTGCCAAATATGCTGAGATGTTAAACAGTGGGAAGTTTCTCACTAGGGAGAAAGTTATTGAAGATGGAGAGGTGGCATGCAAGCTGTGA